One Paraburkholderia aromaticivorans genomic region harbors:
- a CDS encoding hotdog family protein, whose protein sequence is MNPTPTVDELVQQPVETIIPHRGTMLLIDAVDAFSEEALTARATVRADAWYADADGAMPAWIGIELMAQAIAAHVALLAMRGGGRARPGVLLGSRSYKALQPSFTGGAPLSVHVVELLRSEEGHGAYECTIRHGDAVCAEAVIKVFQPRDFQSFIEGSFSS, encoded by the coding sequence ATGAACCCGACGCCCACCGTTGACGAACTGGTCCAGCAGCCGGTCGAAACGATCATCCCGCATCGCGGCACCATGCTGCTGATCGACGCCGTGGACGCGTTCAGCGAAGAAGCGCTGACCGCGCGCGCCACGGTGCGCGCCGACGCCTGGTATGCCGACGCGGACGGCGCGATGCCCGCGTGGATCGGCATCGAACTGATGGCGCAGGCGATTGCCGCGCACGTCGCGTTGCTGGCCATGCGCGGCGGCGGCCGCGCGCGGCCCGGCGTGCTGCTCGGTTCGCGCAGCTACAAGGCATTGCAGCCGTCGTTCACCGGCGGCGCGCCGTTGTCGGTCCACGTCGTGGAACTGCTGCGCAGCGAAGAGGGCCACGGCGCCTACGAATGCACCATCCGGCACGGCGACGCGGTTTGCGCCGAAGCCGTCATCAAGGTTTTTCAACCGCGCGATTTTCAGTCATTCATCGAAGGGAGTTTCAGTTCATGA
- a CDS encoding beta-ketoacyl-[acyl-carrier-protein] synthase family protein produces the protein MKAPSVYLHALGMINALGGDLESIVPALAAGRSPGMANAHTGIGEAFVGSVLASLELAPPTELARYDCRNNRLLLAALTQIAPAVDAARERFGAHRIGVVLGTSTSGIEAAEAAFVYQAQAGDLPANFNYRQMEIGTAAPFAAAVLGLHGPAFTISTACTSSAKAFASARRLLQLQLCDAVVVGGVDSLCELTVQGFASLESTSNVRSNPMSRNRCGINVGEGAAVFLMSRDEAAVRLAGVGESSDAHHISSPDPRGVGGELALRAALADAGVESSAIGYVNLHATATRKNDEMEAGLMSRVFPQGVATSGTKPLTGHQLGAAGATELAFTWLTLAHDNVSLPRHLWDGEADPALPALDLVVGERFMPRGVAQYAMSNSFAFGGSNVSLVLAR, from the coding sequence ATGAAAGCGCCATCAGTTTATTTGCACGCGCTAGGCATGATCAACGCGCTCGGCGGCGACCTCGAGAGCATTGTCCCGGCGCTCGCCGCCGGTCGTTCGCCGGGTATGGCGAACGCGCATACAGGAATCGGCGAGGCGTTCGTCGGCAGCGTACTCGCGTCGCTGGAACTGGCGCCGCCCACCGAACTCGCCCGTTACGACTGCCGCAATAACCGCTTGCTGCTCGCCGCGCTGACGCAGATCGCGCCCGCCGTAGACGCGGCGCGCGAGCGCTTCGGCGCGCATCGCATCGGCGTGGTGCTCGGCACCAGCACGTCAGGTATCGAGGCCGCCGAAGCCGCGTTCGTCTATCAGGCGCAAGCGGGCGATCTGCCCGCGAACTTCAACTACCGGCAAATGGAAATCGGCACCGCCGCGCCGTTCGCCGCCGCTGTGCTCGGTCTGCATGGTCCCGCGTTCACCATCTCGACCGCGTGCACGTCGAGCGCGAAGGCTTTTGCGTCCGCGCGCCGGTTGCTGCAATTGCAACTGTGCGACGCCGTCGTGGTGGGCGGTGTCGATTCACTGTGCGAGTTGACGGTGCAGGGTTTCGCATCGCTTGAATCGACCAGCAACGTGCGCAGTAATCCGATGAGCCGCAACCGTTGCGGGATCAACGTCGGTGAAGGCGCAGCCGTGTTCCTCATGAGCCGCGACGAAGCGGCGGTGCGGCTCGCGGGCGTCGGCGAATCGAGTGACGCGCATCACATTTCGTCGCCGGACCCGCGGGGCGTGGGCGGCGAACTCGCGCTGCGCGCGGCGCTCGCCGATGCGGGCGTCGAGTCGTCGGCGATCGGCTATGTGAATCTGCACGCCACCGCCACGCGCAAGAACGACGAGATGGAAGCGGGTTTGATGTCGCGCGTATTTCCGCAGGGCGTAGCAACGAGTGGCACCAAGCCCTTGACCGGCCACCAACTCGGCGCAGCGGGCGCCACCGAACTCGCCTTCACATGGTTGACGCTGGCGCATGACAACGTATCGCTGCCGCGTCATCTGTGGGACGGCGAAGCTGATCCCGCGCTGCCTGCGCTAGACCTGGTCGTTGGCGAACGCTTCATGCCACGAGGCGTCGCGCAATACGCGATGAGCAACTCATTTGCTTTCGGCGGCAGCAACGTCAGCCTTGTCCTTGCCCGATGA